A genomic stretch from Camelus dromedarius isolate mCamDro1 chromosome 10, mCamDro1.pat, whole genome shotgun sequence includes:
- the BARHL1 gene encoding barH-like 1 homeobox protein, with protein MEGSNGFGIDSILSHRAGSPALPKGDPLLGDCRSPLELSPRSESSSDCSSPASPGRDCLETGAPRPGGASGPGLDSHLQPGQLSAPAQSRTVTSSFLIRDILADCKPLAACAPYSSSGQPAAPEPGGRLAAKAGEDFRDKLDKSGSNASSDSEYKVKEEGDREISSSRDSPPVRLKKPRKARTAFTDHQLAQLERSFERQKYLSVQDRMELAASLNLTDTQVKTWYQNRRTKWKRQTAVGLELLAEAGNYSALQRMFPSPYFYPQSLVSNLDPGAALYLYRGPSAPPPALQRPLVPRILIHGLQGASEPPPPLPPLAGVLPRAAQPR; from the exons ATGGAAGGCTCCAATGGCTTTGGGATCGACTCCATTCTCTCCCACCGAGCGGGCAGCCCCGCCCTTCCCAAGGGGGACCCCTTGCTCGGGGACTGCCGCTCACCCCTGGAGCTGAGTCCGCGCTCGGAGAGCAGCAGCGACTGCTCTTCACCAGCCTCACCAGGAAGAGACTGTTTGGAGACGGGTGCCCCGCGGCCTGGCGGGGCATCAGGCCCAGGTTTGGACTCCCACCTGCAGCCTGGGCAGCTCTCAGCCCCAGCCCAGTCTCGTACCGTGACCTCCTCCTTTCTGATCAGGGACATCCTTGCCGACTGCAAACCACTCGCGGCCTGTGCACCCTACTCTAGCAGCGGGCAGCCAGCCGCTCCCGAGCCTGGGGGCCGTCTTGCGGCCAAGGCCGGGGAGGACTTTAGAGACAAGCTGGACAAAAGTGGCAGCAACGCCTCATCGGACTCTGAGTATAAAG TGAAGGAGGAGGGTGACCGTGAGATCTCTAGCTCAAGGGACAGTCCCCCGGTGCGCCTGAAAAAGCCACGCAAGGCACGAACAGCCTTCACCGACCATCAGCTGGCACAGCTGGAGCGCAGCTTTGAGCGGCAGAAATACCTGAGTGTGCAGGACCGTATGGAGCTCGCAGCCTCGCTCAACCTCACCGACACGCAGGTCAAGACCTGGTACCAGAACCGCAG GACTAAATGGAAGCGACAGACTGCCGTCGGGTTGGAGCTGCTGGCGGAGGCAGGCAATTACTCAGCGCTCCAGCGGATGTTCCCGTCGCCTTATTTCTACCCGCAGAGTCTCGTTTCCAACCTGGATCCCGGCGCCGCACTGTATCTGTACCGCGGGCCCAGCGCGCCGCCGCCTGCCCTGCAGAGACCTCTGGTGCCCCGCATCCTCATCCACGGACTCCAGGGCGCCAGCGAGCCGCCCCCGCCGCTGCCCCCGCTGGCCGGCGTCCTCCCGCGCGCCGCGCAGCCTCGGTGA